One part of the Candidatus Reconcilbacillus cellulovorans genome encodes these proteins:
- a CDS encoding 3-isopropylmalate dehydratase small subunit — protein sequence MEPFRKHTGLVAPIDRVNVDTDAIVPKQFLKRIERTGFGQFLFYEWRFDENGNPKPDFELNKPRYRGASVLLARANFGCGSSREHAPWAILDYGFRTIIAPSFADIFYNNCFKNGILPVVLPEDRVDELFRRTFAREGYRLTVDLEQKIVSDDDGFCEPFEIDEHRRQTLLEGLDDIGLTLRLEEKIAAYEAAHPIV from the coding sequence TTGGAACCTTTTCGCAAGCATACCGGCTTGGTCGCGCCGATCGACCGCGTCAACGTCGACACCGACGCGATCGTTCCGAAGCAGTTTCTGAAGCGGATCGAGCGCACGGGGTTCGGGCAGTTCTTGTTCTACGAGTGGCGTTTCGACGAAAACGGCAATCCGAAACCGGATTTCGAGCTCAATAAGCCGCGTTACCGCGGCGCCTCGGTCCTGCTCGCGCGGGCCAACTTCGGCTGCGGCTCGTCACGCGAACATGCGCCGTGGGCGATTTTGGATTACGGTTTCAGGACGATCATCGCGCCGAGTTTTGCTGATATTTTCTACAATAACTGCTTTAAAAACGGCATTTTGCCGGTCGTCCTTCCGGAAGACCGCGTCGACGAACTGTTCCGCCGGACGTTCGCACGCGAAGGGTACCGCCTTACGGTCGATCTCGAGCAAAAAATCGTCAGCGACGACGACGGCTTCTGCGAACCGTTCGAGATCGACGAACACCGCAGGCAAACTTTGTTGGAGGGGCTCGACGACATCGGTCTGACGCTGCGGCTGGAAGAAAAAATCGCCGCATACGAAGCCGCGCATCCGATCGTGTGA
- a CDS encoding 3-isopropylmalate dehydratase large subunit, with translation MAKTMFEKIWENHVVHEEEGKPTLLYIDLHLVHEVTSPQAFEGLRLAGRKVRRPDLTFATMDHNVPTTPDRHNITDPISRQQVETLVRNCKEFGIRLFDLNDIDQGIVHVMGPELGLTQPGKTIVCGDSHTSTHGAFGALAFGIGTSEVEHVLATQCLWQAKPKTMEVRFVGRRKPGITAKDMILGLIAKYGTDFATGHVVEYTGEAIRDLSMEERMTVCNMSIEAGARAGMIAPDDKTFEYLRGRDYAPKGAAFDRKVEEWKRLRTDEGAVFDRVVEFDVESLVPQVTWGTSPGMGVGIDGVVPDPNDFPTETQRKAAARALEYMGLTPGTKMTDIKIDVVFIGSCTNARIEDLRAAAAVVRGYKVAPHVRAIVVPGSGRVKAQAEREGLDKIFIEAGFEWREPGCSMCLGMNPDVLRPGERCASTSNRNFEGRQGRGGRTHLVSPPMAAAAAIMGHFVDVRDWKYKSEPAPVG, from the coding sequence ATGGCGAAAACGATGTTCGAAAAAATTTGGGAAAATCACGTCGTCCACGAGGAAGAAGGCAAGCCGACGTTGCTCTACATCGATCTTCATCTCGTTCACGAGGTGACGTCGCCGCAGGCGTTCGAGGGATTGCGGCTGGCCGGCCGCAAGGTGCGGCGGCCCGATCTGACGTTCGCGACGATGGACCACAATGTGCCGACGACACCGGATCGGCACAACATCACCGATCCGATTTCCCGCCAGCAGGTCGAGACGTTGGTCCGCAACTGCAAGGAATTCGGCATTCGCTTGTTCGACCTGAACGATATCGATCAGGGGATCGTGCACGTCATGGGACCCGAGCTCGGTCTGACGCAACCGGGCAAAACGATCGTATGCGGCGACAGCCACACGTCGACGCACGGCGCGTTCGGCGCGCTCGCGTTCGGCATCGGCACGAGCGAGGTCGAACACGTGCTGGCGACACAATGCCTCTGGCAGGCGAAGCCGAAGACGATGGAAGTCCGGTTCGTCGGCCGGCGCAAGCCGGGCATTACGGCTAAGGACATGATTCTCGGCCTGATCGCGAAATACGGCACCGATTTTGCGACCGGCCACGTCGTCGAGTATACCGGCGAGGCGATCCGCGACCTCTCCATGGAAGAGCGGATGACGGTCTGCAATATGTCGATCGAGGCGGGAGCACGCGCAGGTATGATCGCTCCGGACGACAAAACGTTCGAATATTTGCGCGGGCGCGATTACGCCCCGAAGGGCGCCGCGTTCGACCGTAAGGTCGAGGAATGGAAACGGCTGCGCACGGACGAAGGGGCCGTCTTCGACCGCGTCGTCGAGTTCGACGTCGAGTCGCTCGTGCCGCAGGTGACGTGGGGAACGAGCCCGGGCATGGGCGTCGGCATCGACGGCGTCGTGCCCGATCCGAACGATTTTCCGACCGAAACGCAGCGTAAGGCTGCGGCGCGCGCGCTCGAGTATATGGGACTTACGCCGGGTACGAAAATGACCGACATCAAGATCGACGTCGTTTTCATCGGATCGTGCACGAACGCGCGTATCGAGGATTTGCGCGCGGCAGCCGCCGTCGTCCGCGGCTACAAGGTGGCGCCGCACGTCCGCGCAATCGTCGTGCCGGGTTCCGGGCGCGTCAAGGCGCAGGCGGAGCGCGAGGGCCTGGACAAGATTTTCATCGAGGCCGGTTTCGAATGGCGGGAACCCGGGTGCAGCATGTGCCTCGGCATGAACCCCGACGTACTTCGTCCCGGCGAGCGGTGCGCCTCGACTTCGAACCGCAATTTTGAAGGTCGTCAGGGCCGGGGCGGTCGGACGCATCTCGTCAGCCCGCCGATGGCGGCCGCGGCGGCGATCATGGGGCATTTCGTCGATGTGCGCGATTGGAAATACAAAAGCGAACCCGCGCCCGTCGGCTGA